Proteins encoded in a region of the Malaciobacter mytili LMG 24559 genome:
- a CDS encoding YciI family protein: MQYLIIAYDNDNALEKRLAVREAHVEGAKKLMAEGKIINAGALIEEEQMVGSTLFVDFETEDELNDWLDNEPYVTNGVWNMEEFQIVPVKLLNK; encoded by the coding sequence ATGCAATATTTAATAATCGCATATGATAATGATAATGCTTTAGAAAAAAGATTAGCTGTTAGAGAAGCTCATGTTGAAGGTGCAAAAAAACTAATGGCTGAGGGTAAAATTATCAATGCTGGTGCATTAATTGAAGAAGAACAAATGGTAGGTTCAACTTTATTTGTAGATTTTGAAACAGAAGATGAATTAAATGACTGGTTAGATAATGAGCCATATGTAACAAATGGTGTTTGGAATATGGAAGAATTCCAAATCGTGCCAGTTAAATTACTTAACAAATAA
- a CDS encoding tyrosine-type recombinase/integrase → MPATVKPLTDTEIRKAKPKDKEYKLSDGNGLFLLVRKSGNKMWRFDFSYGGKRKSMSFGTYPLVSLKEARESRERAKEQLLKNINPITYKNSQKLEEGINLNFIVSKWLDLRKLNSSPATVTQNERILKNVTSTLGDFALKDIKRVDIISALQVVQKKGNIETAHRLFSLLDKIFKFAVTNEYVERNIIGDIDKSSILVKNSENHLPAITEPNEIKELLKDISTIQKKFKTDISTALILKIVPYVFVRSANIRLMRWKELDLEKGIWTISKKNMKVSTNNDFIFPLPTQAIQILKNVEIYSKNRSEFVFPSPYKNDRGVAGATLSDTLNKLGYKDKHTFHGFRSMFSTVCHDNMKSHGFNSDVIEACLAHKDRNAVRRAYNRESKFKYFEEKRELIQWYADWLDNIKLV, encoded by the coding sequence ATGCCAGCTACCGTAAAACCACTAACTGATACAGAAATTAGAAAAGCTAAGCCAAAAGATAAAGAATACAAGTTATCTGATGGAAATGGACTTTTTTTACTTGTTAGAAAAAGTGGAAACAAAATGTGGAGATTTGATTTTTCTTATGGTGGTAAAAGAAAATCAATGTCTTTTGGTACTTATCCTCTTGTTTCTTTAAAAGAAGCACGAGAATCTAGGGAAAGAGCAAAAGAACAACTTTTAAAGAATATTAACCCTATAACATATAAAAATAGTCAAAAGCTAGAAGAGGGTATTAACTTAAACTTTATTGTATCAAAATGGCTTGATTTAAGAAAGTTAAATAGTAGTCCTGCTACTGTAACACAAAATGAAAGAATACTAAAAAATGTAACTTCTACTTTAGGTGATTTTGCACTAAAAGATATTAAAAGAGTTGATATTATCTCTGCTTTACAGGTTGTACAAAAAAAAGGTAACATTGAAACAGCTCATAGACTATTTTCATTACTAGATAAAATATTTAAATTTGCAGTTACTAATGAGTATGTTGAACGTAATATAATTGGTGATATAGATAAGTCATCTATTTTGGTTAAAAACAGTGAAAATCATCTACCTGCAATTACAGAACCAAATGAAATAAAAGAGCTTTTAAAAGATATTAGTACTATTCAAAAAAAATTTAAAACTGATATTAGTACTGCATTGATATTGAAAATAGTACCGTATGTATTTGTAAGAAGTGCAAATATTAGATTAATGAGATGGAAAGAATTAGATTTAGAAAAAGGTATATGGACTATTTCTAAAAAGAATATGAAAGTATCAACTAATAATGATTTTATTTTCCCTTTACCTACACAAGCAATTCAAATACTTAAAAATGTTGAAATTTACTCTAAAAATAGAAGTGAATTTGTTTTTCCTTCTCCTTATAAAAATGATAGGGGTGTTGCTGGTGCAACTTTATCTGATACACTTAACAAATTAGGTTATAAAGATAAACATACATTTCATGGCTTTAGAAGTATGTTTTCAACTGTATGTCATGATAATATGAAATCTCATGGATTTAATAGTGATGTTATAGAAGCTTGTTTAGCTCATAAAGATAGAAATGCTGTAAGAAGGGCTTATAATAGAGAATCAAAATTTAAGTATTTTGAAGAGAAAAGAGAATTGATACAGTGGTATGCTGATTGGTTGGATAATATTAAATTAGTTTAA
- a CDS encoding Fic family protein, with product MYTTPIIPQTEHYPLKQEILNKAERIIIESAKLTGNLNIHIINAIKENLRTINSYYSNKIESEGTHPIDIERAMKNEFSKDTKKKSMQQLSLVHIEVQKFLETTLDISTKPYSLEKILEIHKEFYSKEEMKYALNIKNGELEVEMIPGKLREGYVQVGEHIPPQSDELIACFNEFEMLYNQSKNSTHTMKLIYALCSHHRLTYIHPFYDGNGRVSRLYLDYLMYHCDIQGYGLWNISRGLARNQKEYRKFLSLADEKFSGYNDGRGPLTLKGLENFLEFMLDIALDQVLFMSEYLKLDSMATKIKAYVELSQKKLIHNVKPLPKNSNKLLEYLLVHGEVTRGDAQEILGVSAPKAIAIVKELLEEDYLQTDSPRGKLRFKLNSKLSSYLIPDLFEN from the coding sequence ATGTACACAACTCCAATTATACCACAAACTGAACATTATCCTTTAAAACAAGAGATACTTAATAAAGCGGAACGTATTATAATTGAGAGTGCTAAGTTAACAGGAAATTTAAATATTCATATAATTAATGCAATAAAAGAAAATTTACGGACTATAAACTCTTATTACTCAAATAAAATTGAATCAGAAGGTACACATCCTATTGATATTGAACGTGCAATGAAAAATGAATTTTCTAAAGATACTAAAAAGAAAAGTATGCAACAACTGTCATTGGTACATATTGAAGTACAAAAATTTTTAGAAACAACACTAGATATCTCAACTAAACCATATTCATTAGAAAAAATACTAGAGATTCATAAAGAATTTTATAGTAAAGAAGAGATGAAATATGCACTAAATATTAAAAATGGTGAGTTAGAAGTAGAAATGATACCTGGTAAACTAAGAGAAGGTTATGTTCAAGTTGGAGAACATATTCCACCTCAAAGTGATGAATTAATAGCTTGTTTCAATGAATTTGAGATGTTATATAATCAATCTAAAAACTCTACACATACAATGAAACTAATCTATGCTTTGTGCTCCCATCATAGATTAACATATATACATCCATTTTATGATGGAAATGGAAGAGTATCTAGACTTTATTTAGATTACTTAATGTATCATTGCGATATCCAAGGTTATGGACTATGGAATATATCAAGAGGGCTTGCTAGAAATCAAAAAGAGTATAGAAAGTTTTTATCATTAGCAGATGAAAAGTTTAGTGGATATAATGATGGAAGAGGACCATTAACATTAAAAGGACTTGAAAACTTTTTAGAATTTATGTTAGATATTGCATTAGATCAAGTATTATTTATGAGTGAATATTTAAAATTAGATTCTATGGCAACAAAAATAAAAGCTTATGTTGAACTATCACAAAAAAAATTAATTCATAATGTCAAACCTCTACCAAAAAACTCAAATAAACTCTTAGAGTATTTATTGGTTCATGGAGAAGTAACTAGAGGCGATGCTCAAGAAATCTTAGGTGTAAGTGCTCCTAAGGCTATAGCTATTGTAAAAGAGTTACTAGAAGAAGATTATTTACAAACAGATAGTCCTAGAGGGAAATTAAGATTTAAATTAAATAGTAAGTTGTCTAGCTATCTTATACCTGATTTATTTGAGAACTGA
- a CDS encoding carbamoyltransferase C-terminal domain-containing protein — protein sequence MKKKTYFLSIYAHIGELEAAYKIVRRHDQCMALWYIIENKLTLVRYWEFERLSGIKNHGISFSNIENAKKFIIDLLSEEGLKLEDIDNIIGTPGLETISDKFSLNTKNSLTYHSLCHLYTGLFIDSSIFYKEKILCLALDAGPDHVLDLDVWEKDNYLAAYVNKGVMTTFSVDSPAILWAFLREYCNMQEGTLMALGNACLAKANISISALPKIFSLKDRNEAYKWFINIAEQINSLTEKDEGILFENLDLRFSFSENKTSMLVKIIQTCSVMMIEKTICKIIDRFNISPSEVYLSLVGGFALNCPANAQLMNIFKFKGFKAPPVVNDSGMALGIGLIYAHLTLNKFEFSLDNAYYGRKYNNKELLKQTNSFNNLIEKVEKVNYDKIVSDIIDNPIVWFDGSAEIGPRALGHRSLLADPRYLESKDKLNDIKQRQWWRPVAPIVLLEFVHEWFNLIGDSPFMLQAVDVIDSKKDKIPAVCHLDKTARIQTITSKDSSKLYEVIQCFYKKTGVPMLCNTSLNAKDEPIIDTLERAILFALEKNIKIVYLNGYRIQLRNTIKKHSISYKRTKLDYFIKNNTLIDIKLNPYNLAREELVAYFSDPRLMKKYDLTKYKDVCIIRRHLNIEKKQNSIRMQTMLSNVRK from the coding sequence ATGAAAAAAAAGACCTATTTTTTATCTATTTATGCCCATATTGGTGAATTAGAAGCAGCATATAAAATTGTTAGAAGACATGACCAATGCATGGCATTATGGTATATTATTGAAAATAAACTCACTTTAGTTCGATATTGGGAATTTGAACGTTTAAGTGGTATTAAAAATCATGGTATCTCTTTTTCAAATATTGAAAATGCTAAAAAATTTATTATAGATCTTTTGAGTGAAGAAGGTTTAAAATTAGAAGATATTGATAATATTATTGGGACACCAGGATTAGAAACTATATCAGATAAATTTAGCTTAAATACAAAAAATTCCTTAACATATCATAGCTTATGTCACTTATATACTGGTTTATTTATAGACTCCTCAATCTTTTATAAAGAAAAAATACTTTGTTTAGCCTTAGATGCTGGTCCAGATCATGTACTAGATTTAGATGTATGGGAAAAAGACAATTATTTAGCTGCATATGTAAATAAAGGTGTAATGACAACTTTTTCAGTGGACTCTCCTGCAATTTTATGGGCTTTTTTAAGAGAATATTGCAATATGCAAGAAGGAACATTAATGGCTTTAGGAAATGCTTGTTTAGCAAAAGCAAATATTTCAATTTCTGCTTTACCAAAAATTTTTTCTTTAAAAGATAGAAATGAAGCTTATAAATGGTTTATTAATATAGCTGAACAAATTAATTCCTTAACAGAAAAAGATGAAGGGATTTTATTTGAAAATTTAGATTTAAGATTTAGTTTTTCAGAAAATAAAACTAGTATGCTTGTTAAAATCATACAAACATGTTCTGTAATGATGATTGAAAAAACTATTTGCAAAATTATTGATAGATTTAATATTTCTCCTAGTGAAGTATATTTATCTTTAGTAGGAGGTTTTGCTTTAAATTGCCCAGCAAATGCTCAATTAATGAATATCTTTAAATTTAAAGGATTTAAAGCTCCACCTGTAGTTAATGACTCAGGTATGGCTCTTGGAATAGGACTAATTTATGCTCATTTAACTTTAAATAAGTTTGAATTTTCTTTAGATAATGCCTATTATGGAAGAAAATATAATAATAAAGAATTACTCAAACAAACTAATAGCTTTAACAACTTAATTGAAAAAGTTGAAAAAGTAAATTATGATAAAATCGTTTCAGATATTATTGATAATCCAATTGTTTGGTTTGATGGTAGTGCAGAAATTGGACCTAGAGCTTTAGGTCATCGTAGTTTACTTGCTGATCCCCGTTATTTAGAATCAAAAGATAAACTTAATGATATAAAACAGCGTCAATGGTGGCGTCCAGTTGCACCTATTGTTCTTTTAGAATTTGTACATGAATGGTTTAACCTAATTGGAGATTCTCCTTTTATGTTGCAAGCAGTTGATGTTATAGATTCAAAAAAAGATAAGATACCTGCCGTATGCCATTTAGATAAAACTGCAAGAATCCAAACAATCACTTCTAAAGATTCTTCTAAACTATATGAAGTAATACAATGTTTTTATAAAAAAACTGGCGTACCAATGTTATGTAATACATCTTTAAATGCAAAAGATGAACCAATTATTGATACTTTAGAAAGAGCTATACTCTTTGCTTTAGAAAAAAATATCAAAATTGTTTATTTAAATGGTTATCGTATTCAATTAAGAAATACTATAAAAAAGCACTCTATAAGTTATAAAAGAACAAAACTTGATTACTTTATAAAAAACAATACATTAATAGATATTAAACTTAATCCATATAATTTGGCAAGAGAAGAACTTGTGGCTTATTTTTCAGACCCAAGGCTTATGAAAAAATATGATTTAACTAAGTATAAAGATGTTTGTATTATTCGTCGTCATTTAAATATAGAAAAAAAACAAAATAGTATAAGAATGCAAACAATGTTATCTAATGTTAGAAAATAA
- a CDS encoding EAL domain-containing protein, with protein MNNIEFKHLILNAKYFTKYEPIINIKTQKIFAYEALSKFEIDNNLISTEEIFRHLHHNNKLFFELEKRNKLLQIKNFPKKKKLFLNFDADICVSNEQQSYWELFLNELKDNIVVEITENGSDDETSANIMRNFSLWLNSKQIDTALDDFGQDGSMFSFYMMNGSKYIKIDKSFLRQIECNRNYLHYLKGILKTIRLNGQLSIIEGVETQADYNLVKTLDCDYVQGYYFDEYQIVV; from the coding sequence ATGAATAATATAGAGTTTAAACACTTAATTTTAAATGCGAAATATTTTACAAAATATGAACCCATAATTAATATAAAAACACAAAAAATCTTTGCCTATGAGGCTTTGTCAAAATTTGAAATTGATAATAATCTAATTTCTACTGAAGAAATTTTTAGACATTTACACCATAATAATAAATTATTTTTTGAACTTGAAAAAAGAAATAAATTATTACAAATAAAAAATTTCCCTAAGAAAAAAAAGTTATTTTTAAATTTTGATGCTGATATTTGTGTCTCGAATGAACAGCAATCTTATTGGGAACTTTTTTTAAATGAACTAAAAGATAATATCGTAGTTGAAATTACTGAAAATGGTAGTGATGATGAAACAAGTGCAAATATAATGAGAAACTTTTCTCTTTGGCTTAATTCCAAGCAAATAGATACTGCACTTGATGATTTTGGGCAAGATGGTTCTATGTTTTCATTTTATATGATGAATGGAAGTAAATATATAAAGATTGATAAATCTTTTTTAAGACAAATAGAGTGTAATAGAAACTATTTACACTATTTAAAAGGTATATTAAAAACAATTAGATTAAATGGCCAATTAAGTATTATAGAAGGAGTAGAAACACAAGCTGATTATAATCTAGTTAAAACTTTAGATTGTGATTATGTTCAAGGCTACTATTTTGATGAATATCAAATAGTTGTCTAA
- a CDS encoding MBOAT family O-acyltransferase yields MQFHSFEYAVFLVLIVISYYLIPHRFRWGLLLAASYFFYGAWRIDFLLLLVISTLTDFILSIFIEKEKSAYIRKVLLIVSLSINLGLLFIFKYIGVIINFIIGIISFENFSEIDIILPLGISFYTFQTISYTVDVYRKRIPAEKHIGYYALYVAFFPQLLAGPIERASMLLKQFKIPKKINFTGIKIGYGLILFGLFKKIVIADSIDEYFDPIRLNPQTYNAFDVFLAAPATIYQYYCDLSGYADIAIGSALLLGIQLSQNFDRPFAATSTRKFWYKWHITVTSWFRDYLLRQFTTKDKRSVTTIRPMPLILTGLLIGLWHGAQLGWIIAGISVGVLSILESRWIKWKVKYKITPKNRFQRRIFDWIGRFYVWIIVFFVIGFPLTWENFNNIQAVINQFILFLPTDIFQWKFSFISSKIIILIIILELWQWLNEQKKIKQIKEAVPFELWWFFQLFFLIFILNFAVYGKPGFLYFKF; encoded by the coding sequence ATGCAGTTTCACAGTTTTGAATACGCTGTTTTTTTAGTTCTTATTGTAATTAGTTATTATTTAATTCCTCACCGTTTTAGATGGGGATTATTATTGGCAGCTAGTTACTTCTTTTATGGAGCTTGGAGAATAGATTTCCTCCTATTATTAGTTATTTCTACATTAACAGATTTTATATTATCAATATTTATTGAAAAAGAAAAATCTGCTTATATACGAAAAGTATTATTAATCGTTAGTTTATCAATTAACTTGGGACTTCTATTTATTTTTAAATATATTGGTGTAATTATTAATTTTATTATAGGTATTATTTCTTTTGAAAACTTTTCTGAAATAGATATTATATTACCACTTGGAATATCATTTTATACTTTTCAAACTATTAGTTATACAGTTGATGTATATAGAAAAAGAATTCCTGCTGAAAAGCATATTGGTTATTATGCTCTTTATGTTGCCTTTTTCCCTCAATTACTTGCAGGTCCAATAGAGCGTGCATCAATGTTACTAAAACAGTTTAAAATTCCTAAAAAAATTAATTTTACAGGGATTAAAATTGGATATGGTTTAATTTTATTTGGTTTATTTAAAAAAATAGTAATTGCAGATAGTATTGATGAATACTTTGATCCAATTAGATTAAATCCACAAACATATAATGCTTTTGATGTATTTTTAGCTGCACCTGCAACAATATATCAGTATTATTGTGATCTATCTGGCTATGCTGATATTGCTATTGGTTCAGCACTTTTATTAGGTATTCAACTAAGTCAAAACTTTGATAGACCCTTTGCTGCCACAAGTACAAGAAAGTTTTGGTACAAGTGGCATATTACTGTTACAAGTTGGTTTAGAGACTATTTATTAAGGCAGTTTACAACAAAAGATAAACGTTCAGTTACAACAATTAGACCTATGCCACTTATTTTGACAGGATTATTAATTGGATTATGGCATGGGGCACAATTGGGTTGGATAATTGCAGGAATTTCTGTTGGAGTTTTATCTATATTAGAAAGTAGATGGATAAAGTGGAAAGTTAAATATAAAATTACTCCTAAAAATCGTTTTCAAAGAAGAATTTTTGATTGGATTGGACGATTTTATGTTTGGATAATTGTTTTTTTTGTAATAGGCTTTCCTTTAACTTGGGAAAATTTCAATAATATTCAAGCTGTTATAAATCAATTTATTTTATTCCTTCCTACGGATATTTTTCAATGGAAATTTAGTTTTATCTCATCAAAAATCATTATCTTAATTATAATCTTGGAGCTTTGGCAATGGCTAAATGAACAAAAAAAAATAAAACAAATAAAAGAAGCTGTTCCTTTTGAACTTTGGTGGTTCTTTCAACTTTTTTTCTTGATTTTTATTTTAAATTTTGCGGTATATGGAAAACCAGGCTTTTTATACTTTAAGTTTTAG